The following proteins come from a genomic window of Thermodesulfobacteriota bacterium:
- a CDS encoding methyltransferase domain-containing protein has product MHSKARIREQFGRVASKYRCSADHTDVEDLDLLFSGLAPEKGARVLDVATGAGHTALALARQDIRVVASDLTPRMLREARKLASDSGAGGIAFAGADAEALPFTDGSFDHATCRIAAHHFHDIRAALREFARVVRPGGRIGIIDNIVPGEPSLDAFLNGIERVRDPSHVRSYRSEEWLEFIAEASLVPLQVAYLWKTHPFPEWVARTGQPPEVQREIESMFLNAFPRARETFRIRVDAGRVVSFADEKIVLVVRKSVPLPFQR; this is encoded by the coding sequence ATGCACTCGAAGGCGCGCATACGGGAGCAGTTCGGCCGCGTGGCCTCTAAATACCGCTGCAGCGCCGACCACACCGACGTGGAGGACCTGGATCTCCTCTTCTCGGGGCTCGCCCCGGAAAAGGGGGCGCGGGTGCTCGACGTGGCCACGGGGGCGGGGCATACCGCCCTTGCGCTCGCGCGCCAGGATATCCGGGTGGTGGCGTCCGATCTCACCCCCCGCATGCTCCGGGAGGCGAGGAAGCTGGCGTCGGACTCGGGGGCGGGCGGCATCGCCTTCGCGGGGGCGGACGCCGAGGCGCTCCCCTTCACGGACGGGTCGTTCGACCACGCGACGTGCCGGATCGCCGCTCATCACTTCCACGACATCCGCGCGGCCTTGAGGGAATTCGCCCGGGTTGTCCGCCCCGGCGGGCGGATCGGCATCATCGACAACATCGTGCCCGGCGAGCCGTCGCTCGACGCCTTCCTGAACGGGATCGAGAGGGTCCGCGACCCGTCCCACGTCCGCAGCTACCGCAGCGAGGAGTGGCTGGAGTTCATCGCGGAGGCGAGCCTCGTCCCGCTGCAGGTCGCCTACCTCTGGAAGACGCACCCGTTCCCGGAATGGGTGGCGCGGACCGGGCAGCCCCCCGAGGTGCAGCGCGAGATCGAGTCGATGTTCCTGAACGCCTTCCCCCGGGCCCGGGAGACGTTCCGCATCCGGGTCGACGCGGGGAGGGTCGTTTCCTTCGCGGACGAAAAGATCGTCCTCGTGGTGAGGAAATCCGTTCCCCTCCCGTTCCAGCGATGA
- a CDS encoding cation-translocating P-type ATPase produces the protein MELPGDAVTTVIFVPAMDCPDEEREIRAALGRLPSVESLSFRLFARQVTVRHTGPVEPILEALRRIGMEGRPVDETLRKADIPRGDRAQYRTLLLAGAALLAGIPPALAFPGEPLARLPFLASILLGGVPVALRGFREVRNRSLGMNALMTISIGGAALMGEWTEAAVVVTLFALANLLEARSIDRARRATVELFASSPAEAVLRVGGVEGEERTVPAEEVRPGDTLVIRPGERVPVDAVLRQGRSDLNEALLTGESLPVEKKEGDPLYAGTVNGRAPLIAEAVRSLSDSTYSRILRRVEEAQTQKAPVQTFMERFAGAYTPAVLCAAVLVAAVPPLAGHGSFASWAYRALVLLVIACPCSIVLAAPVATLSALTRATREGILIKGARYLETLGKVRAVAFDKTGTLTHGRLRVAGIFPAPGWTEDEVLRLAGAVEAGSAHPVAEAIRREAARRGVAVAARGTLARTFAAVAGRGVRGVVEGKTVHVGNPGLFLETGYPKEAVDGLLRDAAATAGSAVLVGADGAMAGALLLSDQLRAYAVETVRELRKLGIPHLILLTGDREEAARAVGASVGIEEIEHGLLPDDKLARVRALVASHGAVAMVGDGVNDAPALALATVGVAMASAGSPAAMETADIALLTGDLRKVPSAVALGRRMVALVRQNVVAAIAIKTGFLGLAVGGFATLWMAVLADMGTTLLVIFNGLRLLSPRSPAFSERGDDDQG, from the coding sequence ATGGAGCTCCCCGGGGACGCCGTGACGACCGTCATCTTCGTCCCGGCGATGGACTGCCCCGACGAGGAGCGCGAGATCCGCGCAGCGCTCGGACGCCTTCCATCGGTGGAGTCGCTGTCCTTCCGCCTCTTCGCGCGCCAGGTGACGGTGCGGCACACCGGCCCCGTGGAGCCGATCCTCGAAGCCCTCCGCCGCATCGGGATGGAAGGACGCCCGGTGGACGAGACGCTCCGGAAAGCCGACATCCCCCGGGGCGACCGCGCCCAGTACCGCACGCTCCTGCTCGCCGGAGCCGCGCTCCTTGCAGGGATCCCGCCGGCCCTCGCCTTCCCCGGGGAGCCGCTCGCCCGGCTCCCATTCCTTGCGTCGATCCTCCTCGGCGGCGTCCCGGTGGCGCTGCGCGGCTTCCGGGAGGTCCGGAACCGGTCGCTCGGCATGAACGCCCTGATGACCATATCCATCGGGGGCGCGGCGCTGATGGGGGAATGGACGGAGGCCGCGGTCGTCGTGACCCTCTTCGCCCTGGCGAACCTCCTGGAGGCGCGCAGCATCGACCGCGCCCGGCGCGCCACCGTGGAGCTGTTCGCATCCTCCCCCGCGGAGGCCGTCCTGCGCGTGGGCGGAGTGGAGGGAGAGGAACGGACGGTCCCGGCGGAGGAAGTGCGGCCGGGAGACACCCTGGTCATCCGTCCCGGCGAGCGCGTTCCCGTGGACGCCGTCCTGCGCCAGGGGCGCTCCGACCTCAACGAGGCGCTGCTCACGGGGGAATCGCTCCCCGTGGAGAAGAAGGAAGGGGATCCGCTCTACGCCGGGACGGTGAACGGGCGGGCGCCGCTGATCGCCGAGGCAGTCCGGTCGCTCTCCGACTCCACCTACTCCCGGATCCTGCGGCGGGTGGAGGAAGCCCAGACGCAGAAGGCGCCGGTGCAGACCTTCATGGAGCGCTTCGCGGGGGCGTACACCCCGGCCGTTCTCTGCGCCGCGGTCCTCGTCGCGGCGGTCCCCCCGCTGGCCGGGCACGGCTCCTTCGCTTCGTGGGCGTACCGCGCGCTCGTCCTGCTCGTGATCGCCTGTCCGTGCTCCATCGTCCTGGCCGCTCCCGTGGCCACCCTTTCCGCGTTGACGCGGGCCACGCGCGAAGGGATCCTCATCAAGGGGGCGCGGTACCTCGAGACGCTCGGGAAGGTCCGGGCGGTGGCGTTCGACAAGACCGGGACGCTGACGCACGGCCGCCTCCGGGTAGCCGGCATCTTTCCGGCCCCCGGCTGGACGGAGGACGAGGTGCTCCGCCTCGCGGGCGCCGTGGAAGCGGGATCCGCCCACCCCGTCGCGGAGGCGATCCGGCGGGAGGCGGCCCGGCGGGGCGTGGCCGTGGCGGCGCGCGGGACGCTCGCGCGGACCTTCGCCGCCGTCGCGGGGCGCGGCGTGCGCGGCGTGGTCGAGGGGAAGACGGTCCACGTGGGCAATCCCGGCCTCTTCCTGGAGACGGGCTACCCGAAGGAAGCCGTCGACGGGCTCCTTCGGGACGCCGCGGCGACCGCCGGATCGGCGGTGCTCGTCGGCGCCGACGGCGCGATGGCGGGAGCCCTGTTGCTGTCGGACCAGCTCCGGGCCTATGCGGTCGAAACGGTCCGTGAGCTGCGGAAGTTGGGGATTCCCCACCTGATTCTGCTGACGGGCGATCGGGAGGAGGCGGCGCGGGCCGTGGGCGCCTCCGTGGGGATCGAGGAGATCGAGCACGGGCTGCTCCCCGACGACAAGCTGGCGCGGGTCCGGGCGCTTGTGGCGTCCCACGGCGCCGTGGCGATGGTGGGGGACGGCGTGAACGACGCGCCCGCCCTGGCGCTGGCCACCGTCGGAGTGGCGATGGCCTCGGCGGGCTCCCCCGCGGCGATGGAGACGGCGGACATCGCCCTGCTCACCGGGGACCTCCGCAAGGTCCCGTCGGCCGTCGCGCTGGGGCGCCGGATGGTGGCGCTGGTGCGGCAGAACGTCGTCGCGGCCATCGCGATCAAGACGGGGTTCCTCGGGCTGGCGGTCGGCGGTTTTGCTACGCTGTGGATGGCGGTGCTCGCGGACATGGGAACCACGCTGCTGGTGATCTTCAACGGGCTGCGGCTCCTGTCGCCCCGATCCCCCGCCTTTTCGGAAAGAGGGGACGATGACCAGGGATAA
- a CDS encoding MFS transporter, translating to MTRDKLPRNVIALGLVSLLTDVSSDMIVPLLPVFITATLGAGPAALGIIEGVAEATASFLKLASGAWSDRVAKKKPLVVWGYSLAAVARPLTAFAGSWLHVLLIRFADRTGKGIRTSPRDALIAASVTEGTRGRAFGWHRAMDNLGAVLGPAAAFILLSAWGFSYRTVFLLAAIPGIAAVLVLVFVVRETASDTAPGKGFRLGGEALPAPFRRYLIALGVFTLGNASDSFLILRAVDAGVPAIYVPVLWGAFHVVKSSLGMYGGILSDRFGRRRMILAGWAVYAATYAAWGTTEGVYWMVGLFLIYGLHHAACEGAERALVADLVPQERRGTAYGWFHLVVGICTLPASVIFGFLWKEFGAPAAFGVSAGLALLAAALLFLSLPRKGADPGAVK from the coding sequence ATGACCAGGGATAAGCTTCCGCGCAACGTGATCGCGCTGGGACTGGTAAGCCTGCTCACCGACGTTTCGTCCGACATGATCGTGCCGCTGCTTCCGGTCTTCATCACCGCGACGCTCGGCGCGGGCCCGGCGGCGCTCGGCATCATCGAAGGGGTCGCGGAAGCCACGGCGAGCTTCCTCAAGCTGGCGTCCGGCGCGTGGTCCGACCGGGTCGCGAAAAAAAAGCCGCTCGTGGTCTGGGGCTATTCGCTGGCGGCGGTCGCCCGCCCCCTCACGGCATTCGCCGGATCGTGGCTCCACGTCCTGCTCATCCGGTTCGCCGACCGCACCGGGAAAGGGATCCGGACCTCCCCGCGGGACGCCCTCATCGCCGCTTCCGTCACCGAAGGGACGCGGGGAAGGGCGTTCGGGTGGCACCGGGCGATGGACAACCTGGGCGCGGTGCTCGGACCGGCCGCGGCGTTCATCCTTCTTTCGGCATGGGGATTCTCCTACCGGACGGTCTTCCTGCTCGCGGCGATCCCCGGGATCGCGGCCGTCCTCGTCCTCGTTTTCGTCGTCAGGGAGACGGCCTCCGATACGGCCCCCGGCAAGGGATTCCGGCTCGGCGGCGAAGCGCTTCCGGCCCCGTTCCGCCGGTACCTGATCGCGCTCGGCGTGTTCACGCTGGGCAACGCCAGCGACAGCTTCCTGATCCTGCGCGCGGTGGACGCCGGCGTCCCGGCGATCTACGTCCCGGTCCTCTGGGGCGCCTTCCACGTCGTCAAATCGTCGCTGGGCATGTACGGCGGGATCCTGTCCGACCGGTTCGGCCGCCGCAGGATGATCCTGGCGGGGTGGGCGGTTTACGCGGCCACGTATGCGGCCTGGGGAACGACCGAGGGAGTCTATTGGATGGTCGGCCTTTTTCTGATATACGGGCTGCATCACGCCGCGTGCGAAGGCGCCGAGCGGGCGCTGGTAGCCGACCTCGTTCCGCAGGAACGGCGGGGGACGGCCTACGGATGGTTCCACCTGGTAGTGGGGATCTGCACCCTTCCCGCGAGCGTGATCTTCGGTTTCCTGTGGAAGGAATTCGGCGCACCGGCCGCCTTCGGCGTCAGCGCGGGCCTTGCCCTGCTGGCCGCCGCGCTCCTCTTCCTGTCGCTCCCGCGGAAGGGCGCGGATCCGGGGGCCGTAAAATAA
- a CDS encoding HAMP domain-containing sensor histidine kinase, with protein sequence MESPFIEFLFGAEDTLVERILADSHANGYARYLPGDPKVWRPTVRGVTGSIVQAYRTSAQPPPLDADEMGREDGLTAFLVVEARKHRIQGVPQGAFLGIVKLLRRAYADLLRSAGFSPEEEAGYRLLVERFFDRNEAAACVAWAGESLREQAEELAAGALERGNARIEEALDGLRRMQAERPREGEKEPAGRMAERLAREIRRPVGVVAGNLAALRSHMARLRKFLAEQSSCIDKGSPPHLAEAVRRRRGEVDEILEDAAGLIGETLDEAERVLALVGEMKGFERKAEGEFRQADVNDCLREAVLSVRDAFKDRATLDRRLGRLPRTRCHPPQLTRAFSDLLGYAARSVRKGGAVTVRSWVEDGCVRVSVGDAGREIPEELLGRIFEPFPDAAENGAENGARLGLSAAHDIVGRHGGEIRVRSSRGAGTEFIVSVPLVKES encoded by the coding sequence ATGGAATCGCCCTTCATCGAGTTCCTTTTCGGCGCGGAGGATACGCTCGTGGAGCGGATTCTGGCGGACTCGCACGCGAACGGCTACGCGAGATACCTCCCGGGCGACCCGAAGGTGTGGCGTCCGACGGTCCGGGGCGTCACCGGCTCCATCGTCCAGGCGTACCGGACCTCCGCCCAGCCCCCTCCCCTCGACGCGGACGAGATGGGGAGAGAGGACGGCCTCACCGCCTTTCTGGTGGTCGAGGCGCGAAAGCACCGTATACAGGGGGTCCCCCAGGGCGCCTTCCTCGGCATCGTGAAGCTGCTCCGGCGCGCGTACGCGGACCTTCTCCGGTCCGCGGGGTTTTCCCCGGAGGAGGAGGCCGGGTACCGCCTGCTCGTCGAGCGGTTCTTCGACCGGAACGAGGCAGCCGCCTGCGTCGCCTGGGCCGGGGAGAGCCTTCGGGAACAGGCGGAGGAACTGGCCGCCGGGGCGCTCGAGCGGGGGAACGCGCGGATCGAGGAAGCGCTCGACGGGCTGCGCCGCATGCAGGCGGAACGCCCGCGGGAGGGGGAGAAGGAGCCCGCCGGGCGGATGGCGGAGCGGCTGGCGCGCGAGATCCGGCGCCCGGTCGGGGTCGTCGCCGGGAACCTCGCCGCGCTCCGGAGCCACATGGCCCGGCTGCGGAAATTCCTGGCCGAGCAGTCCTCCTGCATCGACAAGGGCTCGCCGCCGCACCTGGCCGAAGCGGTCCGCCGCCGGCGGGGGGAGGTCGACGAAATCCTCGAGGACGCCGCCGGGCTGATCGGGGAAACGCTGGATGAGGCGGAGCGCGTCCTCGCGCTCGTCGGCGAGATGAAAGGATTCGAGCGGAAGGCGGAAGGCGAGTTCCGGCAGGCCGATGTCAACGACTGCCTCCGCGAAGCCGTCCTTTCCGTGCGGGACGCGTTCAAGGACCGGGCGACCCTGGATAGGAGGCTCGGCAGGCTACCCAGGACCCGATGCCACCCGCCGCAGCTCACCCGGGCCTTTTCGGACCTCCTGGGCTACGCCGCCCGCTCCGTCCGGAAGGGCGGCGCGGTCACCGTGCGGTCATGGGTCGAGGACGGCTGCGTGCGCGTTTCCGTCGGCGATGCAGGGAGGGAGATCCCGGAAGAGCTGCTGGGCCGCATCTTCGAGCCGTTTCCCGACGCCGCGGAGAACGGCGCGGAGAATGGAGCGAGACTGGGCTTGAGCGCCGCGCACGACATCGTCGGGAGGCATGGAGGGGAAATCCGGGTCCGGAGCTCGCGGGGGGCGGGGACGGAGTTCATCGTTTCCGTTCCCCTGGTGAAGGAGAGCTAG